A single Leptospira kirschneri serovar Cynopteri str. 3522 CT DNA region contains:
- a CDS encoding efflux RND transporter periplasmic adaptor subunit translates to MKIHFTSRTLLVTGAAVVIAIVSLAILGLSNRADKKTKLPPSKPIISENGEKIEFKENSPGLEIIQTKEIGKDGEFINVDAPARLIASTSPSVSGGERIILFESAELNDLYVGYVHSRNSLVRSIKNFERITDMFKHRVATEKDLIEAETQRNNDQAELAEFEGKLRAVGLNPALLGKSGAQSAWIISDVPESQLSKLKKGKRVKVRFSSFPNEEWSGTAEALGDNVDPMTRTVKVRIVISNAGYKLKPGMFANVKFPEDTANDTVVVPFNAIVTVEGQNYVFVEESPHEFVRREVTLGISTTDRVNVIEGLTKGDRVVVQGSILLKGLSFGF, encoded by the coding sequence ATGAAGATACATTTTACAAGTAGAACACTTTTAGTTACCGGAGCGGCGGTAGTCATAGCAATCGTTTCTTTGGCGATTTTGGGACTTTCCAATCGAGCCGATAAGAAAACAAAACTTCCTCCGAGCAAACCGATCATTTCAGAAAACGGGGAAAAAATCGAATTTAAAGAAAATAGTCCTGGTCTTGAGATTATACAAACAAAAGAAATCGGAAAAGATGGAGAGTTTATCAACGTAGACGCTCCAGCACGTCTGATCGCTTCTACTTCTCCTTCCGTAAGCGGAGGAGAAAGGATTATTCTTTTTGAATCTGCCGAACTCAACGATCTTTACGTAGGTTATGTTCACTCTCGAAATAGTTTGGTTCGTTCGATTAAAAACTTCGAACGGATTACGGATATGTTCAAACATAGAGTGGCGACTGAAAAGGATTTAATCGAAGCCGAAACTCAAAGAAACAATGATCAGGCAGAACTGGCCGAGTTCGAAGGGAAGTTGCGCGCGGTCGGTTTAAATCCGGCTCTACTCGGTAAATCCGGAGCTCAGAGCGCTTGGATCATTAGCGACGTTCCTGAATCTCAACTTTCTAAACTCAAAAAAGGAAAAAGAGTGAAGGTGCGTTTTTCCTCTTTTCCAAACGAAGAATGGTCCGGAACCGCAGAAGCTCTTGGTGACAACGTAGACCCTATGACAAGAACCGTTAAGGTTCGTATTGTGATCTCTAATGCCGGATACAAACTCAAACCAGGTATGTTTGCCAATGTTAAGTTTCCGGAAGATACGGCGAACGACACAGTTGTAGTTCCCTTTAATGCGATTGTTACCGTAGAAGGACAAAATTACGTTTTTGTGGAAGAGTCTCCACATGAGTTTGTAAGACGTGAGGTTACTTTAGGGATTTCTACTACAGATCGAGTTAACGTTATCGAAGGTTTGACCAAGGGCGATCGAGTAGTCGTTCAAGGTTCTATTCTTTTAAAAGGACTCAGTTTT